In a genomic window of Strix aluco isolate bStrAlu1 chromosome 3, bStrAlu1.hap1, whole genome shotgun sequence:
- the NT5E gene encoding 5'-nucleotidase isoform X1: MAGLAGALWLCAAAVLAAAAELRLTLLHTNDVHGRVEAQGAGTRSCAGAERAAGCFGGVARRAARVAAERAAHRNVLLLDAGDQYQGTVWFSRFKGWEAVHFMNLLRYDAMALGNHEFDEGVSGLLDPLLKNANFTILSANIKGKTPLANEMMKYVNPFKIVHFDSESVGIVGYTTKETSFLSQPGDDIVFEDEIEALQVQVNELTAMGVNKIIALGHSGFTVDKNIAQKVKGVDVVIGGHTNTFLYTGTPPSTEEPAGPYPFMVDSDDGRKVPVVQAYAYGKYLGYLNVTFDKKGNVVEAVGNPILLDSSVPEDEDIKEEVEKWRKNLGNYSKEIGKTSVYLNGTNQACRFQECNMGNLLCDAVLYENVRRPDKKSWNHVSMCILNGGGIRSPIDEQSTNGSITVEDLLSVLPFGGRFDLVRVKGSTLKEAFEHSVRRYGRGSGELLQVGGIHVVYDLSRAPGSRVVSLEVLCTACRVPTYVPLQMDEIYNVTLPSYMLFGGDGYHMLKDKNLGYSKGEPDIEVVSRYLQRMKRVYPAVEGRIKFSSGSLIEASLTLISVLFTVTFLHT, translated from the exons CTTCGGCGGCGtggcgcggcgggcggcgcgggtgGCGGCGGAGCGGGCCGCGCACCGCAACGTGCTGCTGCTGGACGCCGGGGACCAGTACCAGGGCACGGTGTGGTTCTCCCGCTTCAAGGGCTGGGAGGCGGTCCACTTCATGAACCTCCTGCGCTACGACGCCATG GCTTTGGGGAACCATGAGTTTGATGAAGGTGTGAGCGGATTATTGGATCCTCTTcttaaaaatgctaattttacAATCCTGAGTGCAAACATAAAGGGGAAAACCCCATTAGCGAACGAAATGATGAAATATGTTAATCCTTTTAAAATAGTACATTTTGACTCAGAATCAGTAGGAATTGTTGGCTACACTACAAAGGAAACCTCTTTTCTGTCACAGCCAG gggatgATATAGTCTTTGAAGATGAAATTGAAGCATTGCAAGTACAAGTGAATGAACTTACTGCTATGGGAGTGAACAAAATAATTGCACTAGGACATTCTGGTTTTACTGTGGACAAAAATATTGCCCAAAAAGTGAAAGGAGTGGATGTTGTAATTGGAGGACATACAAACACATTTCTCTATACAG GCACCCCACCCTCTACTGAAGAGCCAGCTGGCCCATATCCGTTCATGGTTGACTCAGATGATGGGAGAAAGGTGCCAGTTGTACAAGCTTATGCTTATGGAAAATATCTTGGTTACTTAAATGTTACATTTGACAAGAAAGGAAATGTAGTTGAAGCAGTTGGAAACCCCATTCTGCTGGACAGCAGTGTTCCTGAAG ATGAGGACATTAAAGAAGAAGtggaaaaatggaggaaaaaccTGGGGAATTATTCTAAAGAGATTGGAAAAACTAGTGTTTACCTGAATGGTACAAACCAAGCGTGCCGTTTCCAAGAGTGTAACATGGGAAATTTGCTTTGTGATGCTGTG CTTTATGAGAATGTCAGACGCCCGGATAAAAAGTCATGGAACCATGTTTCAATGTGCATCCTGAATGGAGGTGGGATACGGTCACCCATTGATGAACAGAGCACTAATG GTAGCATTACTGTGGAAGACTTGCTGTCTGTCTTGCCATTTGGAGGTCGTTTTGATTTGGTAAGGGTAAAAGGCTCCACTCTGAAAGAAGCTTTTGAGCACAGCGTGCGCAGATACGGAAGAGGAAGCGGAGAGCTGCTGCAGGTTGGAG GCATCCACGTGGTCTATGATCTCTCCAGAGCCCCAGGAAGCAGAGTTGTTAGCTTAGAAGTGCTTTGCACAGCCTGCCGAGTCCCAACCTATGTCCCACTCCAGATGGATGAAATATACAATGTGACTCTTCCATCCTACATGTTATTTGGAGGAGATGGCTATCATATGCTGAAGGACAAAAATCTGGGATACAGTAAAG gtgAACCTGATATTGAGGTTGTTTCCCGTTACCTCCAGAGAATGAAGAGAGTTTACCCAGCAGTTGAAGGTCGAATAAAGTTTTCTTCTGGAAGTCTTATTGAAGCAAGTCTCACCCTGATTTCTGTATTATTCACTGTCACATTCTTGCATACTTGA